The Cyclopterus lumpus isolate fCycLum1 chromosome 18, fCycLum1.pri, whole genome shotgun sequence nucleotide sequence catgtaaatgtttttacagCCTGATTTATGCAAATATTTGTGtctaaaaacatggagatttaaagaatatatacaattatggCCATTCACAACATTTCTGAtttacaaaaagtaaaaacctttgactcttttttttttttaaactttttttaaatttctgttCTGGGAATTTAtgcaaattagcacatattATTAATTGTATGacacaaaaaatatttataaatatcacattttgatattcattaaaaaaatgtttttcagttCTTTTGAAAGCAGATTTAAGGGATCGTTATCAAAACGTTTATGTTGGATAttgatttgttaaaaaaaaaaaaaaagaacaatattagAGATATTGACAttgctgatttttattttttcccaggAGGATGTCGACTCTTTTTTGAAGCAGCCGGGCAACGAGACGGCCGACTCGGCACTGAGGAAGCTGGACGAACAGTAccagaaatataaatacatggaGCTCAACCTGTCTCAGAAGAAACTCAGGTAACGCCGACTGAAACGCCGACTGCGCTCTGTCTTGTAGTCCGTCGGCCAAGCGCAGCGTCCTGTTTTTGAGATGTAGTCACAGCAGTCTGGGGTCCTAGCtgcgttagcttagcttcctcCTCTGGTCCCCTTTCAGAGGCGTTTGGGTCTGCAGGTCTGGCTGAGCTTATTGCTTACTTTATGTCCTTGAAACTAGTTTCTGAATCACTGAATTTTAGAGAGGTCTTTACTCGTCAGCTGATGgaagaacatttattattagTCGTAATTCACCTCATTTAATGTGTCTCCTAAGCCACATTTTTAAAGttataaaatgttttgtaaatCGTTGTAATTACTTAATTGAAGCCTGTCCTGAAATTTTTTGACGCAGGTTGAAAAGTCAGATTCCTCAAATCACCCAGACGCTAGAAATCCTCCGACacatgcagaagaagaaggtgtgTATTATCTTGTTTAGCATCTTGTATTTTTGGATTTGCTCTACTTGCATTGATTGTTACTGTAAATAACTTTGTTTTGGTGCCAtatgaattatattattataatcgGCATCGTTATTATCAGCCAAAAGTGTCAAATCAAGAAAACTCGACTTTTAAAGCTCTTGAACAAAATCGAGTAATTTCAACATGCGTCTTTTTAATTTGCGCTGAAAATCATTTAATGTGATTTTTGATCGAGAAATACATGAATTTATATCATATcagcttttgttttcatttcacaaTGAAATTCAAATCAACATTTTTGACATGCTTCAAGATTATTTTTAGCTTAAAACTCCAAAGTAGTTGATTCGGGaaagttttaaaatgtcttcaaactAAATCTACTTGAATAATTAATTGGTTGGATACATTaaaaagttcatttaaaaacacacaatcatgAATAGTAAAATGTCTTAACTTCAGGTTTAGTTAAGcgtaataaaaaatgtaaatgacgaTAAAGGAAGCCTTGTTGACCtggatgtttgttgttgttgttgtttaggaGACCACGGCGCCCATGCAGACGCACTTCATGTTGGCTGACAACGTTTACTGCAAGGCCTCGGTGCCGCCCACCGACAAAGTCTGCCTCTGGTTGGGGGTGAGCAGAGCTCAGATTTGACGCcagtttttattcatataaaaaaaagaaggatgaatacatttgaataaacaagcaGTGGCTTCTGGGTAAAGTcgttcccctcctccctcacaagGCGAACGTCATGTTGGAGTACGACATCGACGAAGCCCAGGCGCTCCTGGAGAAGAACCTGTCCACGGCTTCTCGTAACCTGGAGACGCTCGAGGACGATCTGGACTTCCTGCGAGACCAGTTCACCACCACCGAAGTCAGTATCCTTCCACCGCAGcaggtttgtgttgttgttgttgttttccacaGCGGCGATGAGCTCaatcaatatgtttttaataagtCATGACGAATAAAATGGAAGAAGAACATaatatgaagaagaaatgtTAACGCTGTAGGTGCTTTAAATTCATGACGGTGATTTTTAGGGCAGTtgtaaagtgtttattttttagcGTGAGTAAACCGGCCCTTTAATGCTGTTGCCAGGCAACTTAAATATCATTTCACATGCATATCCAGTCAGCGCAAAGTGTTTGAAGACACTTTTTATACATCTCTGAATAAGTCtgagaataataaaatagaatgatgatgatttgtgttgctgctcctctgttgttgttgttgttccttcaCTCCCTGCTCCCCTCAGACATGGCACGAGTCTACAACTGGGACGTGAAGAGACGGAGCAAAGAGAACATCCTCAAATTAGCAGACAAGTCTTAATATCAGCAGAACAACGtcctcgcacacacgcacacacacacacacacacacacacacctctttctgCTAACCATCTTCTCCTttatccaataaaaaaaaaaaaacacgtcctGCGTATGTTTCAACCTCGGCGGATGTACGAGGGCGCGTTTGAAAAGCGCGctgcttgatttttttttaactcctcGGGGTGATTAAATCAAACGCGCCTCGTCTCTCGTGCCCTCCTGTGAAGTCGAACttcactctttgtttttgttaaaagtattattttttttttcaagtaaaaaCCAAGCGATCCTAAAGAggccatttgttttgtttttaatgatttcGGGTTCTCCGTCTTTCACTCCTCGCCGACCTCTGTTTGACCTCAACGACGTTCCcgatttattttgtgttggttCTTGAAACATTGCATTTAGTCTCCGCCCCCACTCGGTAGAATCCGGCTTGTAAGACGACAAAAGATCACAGCAGAAGaacagaaagaaagtgagacGGGTTgagtctccctcctcctcctcctcctcttcctcctcctcctcctcactgttctgtctgtatttatttgtctctcACTGTATTCATTAAACAATGAATGAAGTAAACAAAGAACATTTGGGGCCGAGAGACGAGACCTCGACGTGGTGTTTTATTCTTCTGGGGAGAACTCGTAACCTCTGaaggtaatttaaaaaaaaaatggtatacagatacacaaatacataacaTTTATACAGAGTAACTACATTTAAAGATGTACGAAGGACGACAACTGTCATGCAAATCATTATTAAGCATcaattagaagaaaaaaaatatatattcaaattaaGTCATTAATTAATCCAAAAATAAACAGACTAAATTCCTAAAAGTAtgaatagtttattttttttatgaatccCCTTTTAATTAGTTCTATTTATTGATTGCTTGACATGAATTTGTAAACACTTGtattcatttcctgtttttattgtcttaattagacatcaataaataaaaaatgctctATAATTATTTCTGTGACACTTTGTGGTCCGTTCTCAGTTCTTCCCTCTTCTCCGTCCTAGAGCCTTTTAACTTCCCTCCTCGGGGTTAAGGTTACACTTAAAGCACGTTTAAGATCAGCTGACTTGTAAAGTTTAGTGTCCTCAGTGCTTCCACCCAGTGGTGACGTGTGGAACTACAGCTGACGCGTGACGATGCAGGTGTGCTGGTTTTTGCAGAGGCTAAAGACACCCAAGTCTCTCATTTGCATAATAATATGCAATAAATTATAGGACTTGATGTGTTTTATAACAAAGTGTTCAGTCAAGATGATGAAATAGGCCTCACCTCCTGACCAGtaagacattttaatacaaaaaaaggaactATTAACATTACTTTTTAAACTGATTCAATTAAAGAGACATAAATGTAGCCAATTGCACGATATATCTTGGAAGTGGTCTTGTAATCAACACGGTCTGCCTTTATAACTTTAATTTAAGAAGTTCCCATTGACGTCAATAATCCAATTCAACAAGCTTATTGTCCATGTTGGGAGGCAGGTAGAGACTGGGAGGCCACACTGGGAACCACTTTAAAAAGTACTCACAATTATATGTATTTTACTGTTGTAGCTGGTCCAAGTGGAGTTAGTTTAAACTGAAATATTGGATTATATGAACAGTTGGACGTGTCAGTGACGGTTAATGACGGTCTTTTATGTgcatagtttatttatttaaataaacacatcgACAGTTTTGGATGAAGATGTTAGAGcaagttctttttttaaagtcataaaTACATTTCCTAATAATATTCTTAGTTTTCCTCTCAACTacttcacaggggaaaaaaagcaacaacattaaaaaaaataacagtgagaatatgtttattttttccagtcacgttttattaatttttttagtaCATTTCAGTTTGTTTAGAGATAACTAGAGCAGAGGTCTGATTTAACCCAGCAGGATTAAAGACAGTGTTGTCTGTACAGCTCAGAGGGTTGAAAAGAAGTgaaacgttgttgttgttgttgttgttgtaccaCGGCTCCTGTGAGGGCAGGAAATAGCTGTCGTCACCTCAACAGATGCTTCTGATGACACGTTGAAGACATGTTGCCTGGTAGTCATGAGGCGTTTGCATGTGCAATTTTCTTTCAATACTCAAACTAATCATTTCTGTTgttaccccccaaaaaaaagaacagtttaGCTCGTTTCTATGTCATCGCCAGATTATCAGCATCAAATTGGGCCTCCAAATTATTTTGGCAGGCAGTAAAACTGAAAATAAGGAGAGGTTAATGTCACATTCGCCTCCAACATTTGGGGGAAGTGATCTTATTTGCTTTGTTGTCGAGATTTGGATGATAAAGTCGACGCCACTCATAACCAGCAGTCCGTGTGACGAGCTTTTGGCCACCAGCATTTACTTCTTGGTCTTAAATGGTGAGTTTTAGAGATTATTATGAGCCGGGCTAGCCgtttccccctgttttcagtctttatgctaagctaagataagcGAAAAAGGTTGCTGCATGTAGTTTATTATCTTATTAGCATTTTTATGGCGCAGATTAGCTCGAGTTTGTCTTTGGTGTGGAAGCTGTAGCGTTATATTCAAGTCCCAGAGCTCCACACGCTGAAACACAACCGTAAACCAAccctaaaaaaaagatgctagCCTGTAGCTACCTGGACAGGAAACACAATTA carries:
- the vbp1 gene encoding prefoldin subunit 3, whose amino-acid sequence is MAATIDNSNAVQATKRKHLGIPEAVFVEDVDSFLKQPGNETADSALRKLDEQYQKYKYMELNLSQKKLRLKSQIPQITQTLEILRHMQKKKETTAPMQTHFMLADNVYCKASVPPTDKVCLWLGANVMLEYDIDEAQALLEKNLSTASRNLETLEDDLDFLRDQFTTTEVNMARVYNWDVKRRSKENILKLADKS